The Clostridium sporogenes region TATTTCTGTAGGATGGTTATGAGTTTCATTTTTAAACATAACAAGCCATTTTTCTGTTTTACCATCTATTTCAGCATCTACAACTATGCTACAAGCATTAATTTCTGGGGATACATCTAAATCCTCCATTAATCCTTTTTTTCTTAGCTCTTTTGCAGCTATAGTAGCTATATCCATAAGACATGTAGCTTTTTCTTTTGTATATACAAAAGTTTTAATATTTTTATACTCTTCATAAGCTTCCTTTATTGCATTAGAATATAATCCTTCTTCTATTTTTATATCCTCTATTTCTGTCATAAATGTTGTATGTCTACAATGATCTGACCAATAAGTATCTATAACTTTAATTTCTGTTATAGTAGGATTTCTTTTTTCTTCATTTTTAAAATATTCTCTGCAAAATTTTAAATCTTCAAAGGTCATAGCTAAATTTCTATCTTGTAAAAATTCTTTTAATTCCTTTTCACTTAAATTTATAAATCCATCTAATACTTCTACAGACTGTACTTCTAACTGTACATCTACTAAGGAATTAGGCTTTTCAAGTTGTGCTTCCCTTGAATCTACTTTATTTATGCAATATTCTTTTATCTTTTCTAGTTCTTCTTTTGTTATATTCCCCTTTATAACAAAAATTTTACTATATTTTACAATAGCTCCTTGTTTTTGAGTAAGTATTTCTATACATTGAGCCGCAGAATCTGCCCTTTGATCATATTGACCTGGTAAATATTCTACTGCAAAAATTTTATCCTCACTATCATAAGGAAATTTTTCTTCATACAGTTCATCTACAGTCCTTTCTGAAAATATGGTATACTTAGCCGAATTATATTCCTCATCACTTATACCATTTATATTATATTTATTTAAAATTCTTACATCTTTTATATTTTTCATATTTAGACTTAGCTTAAAATTATTTAATATTTTTTTACTTTCCACCCTAAATTCTGGTTTTTTCTCTACGAATAATGTTTTTATTTTATTCCCCACTCTTATCCCTCTTTCCGAATATTTTTTTGAATTTCATTTTTATAATTCGTGTTATCTAAATTATATCATAGCTTAACTTAAAATAATAGATGATTTTCCCTTTAAAATCTTTAATTTTATGAACTATATTTATATTTACTTATTATATATTTATTTTTCAGCTAAAAATAAATAACATGTTATTACTTACAAAAAATAAAAAGGAAGAATGTTTTCATTCTTCCTTTTATTTCATATATTTAAAGATTATTGATCCCCTAATGTTGCAACCATAACAGCTTTTATAGTGTGCATTCTGTTTTCAGCTTCATCAAATACAATTGAGTATTTGCTTTCGAATAATTCGTGAGAAACTTCCATTTCTGATAGACCATATTTTTCTTTTATTTCTTTACCTACTGCTGTTTCTTCATCATGGAATGCTGGTAAGCAGTGCATGAATTTAGCATCAGGATTTCCAGTCATTTTTATCATGTTCATGTCAACTCTGTATGGAGTTAATAATTTTATTTTGCTTTCCCATACTGAATCTGGTTCTCCCATTGATACCCAAACATCTGTATATAAAACGTCACAACCTTTAACACCTTCTTCGATGTTATCAGTTATTGTAACTTTAGCGCCAGTTTCAGATGCTATTTCTTTGCATTTAGCAACTAATGCAGCATCAGTTGGTATTTCTTTTGGAGAAACTATTCTAAAGTCCATTCCCATTTTAACAGCACCTATCATAAGAGCATTTGCCATGTTATTAGCACCATCTCCAACATAAGCAAATTTGATTTCGCTTAATGGCTTATTAAAATGTTCTCTTATTGTTAAGAAGTCAGCTAATATTTGAGTTGGGTGATCTTCATCTGTTAATCCGTTCCAAACTGGTACTCCAGCATATTCAGCTAAAGTTTCAACGATTTCTTGACCAAATCCTCTGTATTCTATACCATCGTACATTCTTCCTAGAACTCTTGCAGTATCTGCAGCTGATTCTTTTTTACCAATGTGGCTTCCTGTTGGTCCTAAGTAAGTTACATGAGCTCCTTGGTCTTTTGCTCCAACTTCAAATGCGCATCTTGTTCTAGTTGAAGCTTTTTCAAATATTAAAGCAATGTTTTTGCCTTTTAATCTTTGTACTTCAGTTCCTGTATATTTAGCTCTTTTTAAATCTCTAGCTAAATCTAAGAAATAGTTTATTTCCTTTGGTGTGAAATCCATTAGTGTTAAAAAGTTTCTGTTTTTTAAGTTAAACATATGTTATTCCTCCTAATAGTATAATATTTATATTATAAACTTTTATATTTTAGATTACATACATATGTATTATGTAATCCTGTTAGCTTTTTAATTAATTATTATTTTACTATTCTTGTACCTGAAGTTCCATTAATAGCTTCTTTTGCTTTTGCAAGGGATGCTATTAATGCGGTTTTATTTTCGCTAAATTCAACGAACTTTTTACAAGCTTCAACCTTTGGAAGCATGCTTCCTGGTGCAAATTGTCCTTCAGCAATATATTTATCTACTTCTTCTAAAGTCATTTTATCTAAAGATTTTTGATCTGGTTTATTAAAGTTTATAGCAACTTGGTCTACAGCTGTAAGAACTAGTAACATATCAGCATCTATTATTTCTGCTAATTTTTCAGCTGCAAAATCTTTATCTATAACTGCTGGAACACCTTTTATAACACCATTGTCATTAACAACTGGAATTCCGCCGCCACCACAAGAAATTACTACATTTCCTGCTTCAACTAATTGTTTTATCATAGCTTTTTCTATAACATCTACAGGTTTTGGAGAAGCAACAACTCTTCTATATCCTCTTCCTGCATCTTCTTTCATCACATAACCTTTTTCAGCTTCTAATTTTTTAGCTTCTTCTTCACTATAAAAAGAACCTATTGGTTTTGTAGGATTTTGGAAACCTTGGTCATCAGCATTTACTAATACTTGAGTAACTACTGTTCCTACAGGTTTATTAATATTTCTTTTACCTAATTCATCTTCTATAGCATTTTGAAGATGATATCCTATATAACCTTGTGAAAAGGCTCCGCAAACATCAAATGGAAATAATACATTAGAATTATTTGCTTTATATCCAGCCTCTACAGAAGCTAATATTTGACCTACTTGAGGACCATTTCCATGAACTACTGAAACTGTATGTCCTTCCTCAATTAAATCTACTATAGATTTTGCTGTATCTTTACAAGTTTTTAATTGACTTTCTGGAGTTTTGTCTTTTGGATCTGATTGTAAGGCATTTCCTCCTAAAGCTAATACTATTTTCATAAAAGCACCTCCGAAAAATAATATGTTTAATACTTTAAATTTAATTACATACATTAGTTTATGTAAATTATGATACATTATAAATATAATAAAAATATAATTACAAGTTTAAATCTTTGTAAATATATTAATATCTTCAATATTAGGAATACGTTTGCAAAACTAATTAAAATTACAACGATTTAGTTAAAGTTATAACAAATAGTTTTATAATAAAAGGCTATTCACATATAAATAGCAACATTTTATACTTTTGGGTAATTCTTCAATTCTTTTGCCTTAAGCATAACATTCTACATAAAATTTTAAATTCCTTCTTAAAAATATAAAAGTTTTATGTTTTAAAAAGAGGATTTTCTATGTATTTATTTTTTAATTAAAGTTTTCTTATTACAAATTCATTGTACATACTATTTATATTTTTGTCTACACATGATTAACCTTTAAAATTGCTATATTTTTTGAATTTATATGGTTTTTCTACAATATATCGCAAGAATATGGGCTTATGCTCCTATTTTGGTACATAAGCCCTATCTATTATGTGTAAATTCTACATTTTTTATGCATTTTGATACAATGGGTATTTTTTACAAATTTCTTTTACTTGATCTTTTATTTGAGATAAATTATCGTCCCTATGTTCTATAGAATAGTTCATGAAATAGGCTATTTTTTTCATTTCTTCTTCCTTAAATCCTCTTGTGGTTACTGCTGGAGTTCCTATCCTAATTCCACTAGTTACAAAGGGACTTAAAGTTTCAAAAGGGATTGTATTTTTATTCACAGTGATTCCTACTGAATCTAAAAGTTTTTCTGCATCTTTTCCAGTTATATTTTTATTAGTTAAATCTATTAGTAATAAATGGTTATCTGTACCACCAGATATTAATCTAAATCCATAATTATTTAACTCTTCTCCTAAAACTTTAGTATTCTTCACAACTTGCTCCATATACGCTTTGTAATCTTCTTTTAAAGCTTCCCCGAAGCAAACAGCCTTCGCTGCTATAATATGCATTAATGGTCCACCTTGAATTCCCGGGAATATAGCTTTATCTACTGCTTTTGCATATTCTTCTTTACATAAAATAGCTCCACCTCTAGGCCCTCTTAAAGTTTTATGAGTAGTTGTTGTAACAAAATCTGCATAAGGTACTGGTGACGGATGTAATCCTGTTGCTACTAAACCTGCTATATGAGCCATATCTACCATCATATAAGCATCTACTTCGTCACAAATTTCTCTTATTTTTTGAAAATCTATAACTCTAGGATATGCACTAGCTCCAGATACTATCATTTTAGGCTTATTTTCTAAAGCTATTTTCTTTAACAATTCATAATCTATAGTTTCTGTTTCTTTATCTACACCATAGGATATAAAATTATATAACTTTCCTGAAAAATTTACTGGACTTCCATGAGTTAAATGTCCACCATGGGATAAGTCCATACCTAATATAGTATCTCCAGGCTGAAGCACGGACATATAAACTGCCATATTAGCTTGGGAACCAGAATGTGGTTGTACATTAGCATGTTCTGCGCCAAACAATTTTTTTAATCTTTCTCTTGCCAAATCCTCTACCTCATCTACAAATTCGCATCCTCCATAATATCTTTTATGTGGGTAGCCTTCTGCATATTTATTCGTTAATAAAGATCCCATAGCTTCCATCACAGATAAACTAGTAAAATTTTCTGAGGCTATTAATTCAATATTATATTCTTGTCTTTCCTCTTCTTTCTTTATCATGCCTAATAATGTTAAATCCGTCTTTTTTAAATTTGTAAAGTCCATATTATCACGCTCCTAAAAATAAACATCTCTTAATTATAGATTATAGTTGTAAAATTTAAAATAATCAATAAAATTTAACTTTTATGTTTATATAAAAATTTCATTTTACAAAGATAATTTTGGTGTTATAATACTTTTGATAACATCAAAAATATAACAATAAACGGTGATAATATGAATATAAATAAAATAATAAAAATAGCTGCAGAAGCTGGAAAAATAATATTGCAAAGTGGTGGTGAAACTTATAGAGTAGAAGAAACTATGTCTAGAATATGTTCTGCATATAATATTAAAGATTCTGATCCTTATGTTACTCCTACTGTAATAATGATCTCCGCTACAAACGAAAATGGTCAAACTGTTTCTCTTAGTAGAAGAATTACAAGTAGAACAATAGACTTAGATAAAATAGATAAAGTAAACAATTTATCTAGAAATATAAAAGAAAATAATTTAACCTTAGAGCAAGTTCAAGAAGAATTAAATATAATAAAAAAAGGAATTCCTTATAGTAATAAATTAGGAATACTTTTTTCTTGCTTTATTTCATCTTTCTTTACATTATTGTTTGGAGGAAACTATTTAGATTTTATTATTGCATTTGTAATAGGCGCCGCCCTGAAGCCTGTACTTTCTTTTCTAGGTTATTTAAATGTTAATGTGTTCTTTACTAATTTAGTAGGTGGTTTTACAGTATCTTTTTTAGCTGTTTTAAGTACTTTAATGGTATCAAATTTAAATGTAGATAAAATAATAATCGGCTCTGTTATGATATTAGTTCCTGGAATAGGAATAGTTAATGCTTTACGTGATACAATTGCGGGAGATTTAATTTCTGGAATTGTAAGAGGCGCAGAAGCATTCTTAATAGCAGTAGCCATAGCAGTGGGAAGTGGCGTAGTACTTAAATTGTGGATTTATTTAGGGGGAACTACTTTATGATTATGATTTCAAATTTTATATTTTCATTTTTAGCCTCTTTAGGATTTGCAGGTATATTTAACATAAAAGGTAAAAAACTTATATACGCATCCTTGGGGGGGAGTATAGCTTGGCTATCCTATCTTATATGTAAAAACAATAACTGTTCTACAGTATTTAGCTTCTTTATAGGATCTATAGCAGGGAGCATATATTCAGAAATAATGGCAAGAATAGAGAAAACACCTGTAACCTTAATGGTAATATGTGCTATGATTCCCTTAGTTCCTGGTGGTGGTATGTACTACACCATGCAAAAAGTTATTGAAGGCGATGTAAGTGGAGCTTTAAATACAGGTTTCACCACTTTATCTGTAGCAGGAGCTATAGCTTTAGGTATGGTTATGGTATCCTCTATTACGAGACTTATATATAAATTTAGAGAAAAAATTACAATGAACAAAGTAAAAAAGGAGAAACATAACAGCATAAGTACAAAAATATAATTTCAAATAAAATAAAAAATAATTAAGGAACATATTATTATTGATACTATGTTCCTTAATTGTTTTTTCAATATGAATTTATCCCTAAATAGTTATACTATCATCCCTACTAAAAAAGGAAGCTAACACAACTTTTTAAATCATAATTTCCTTATTTCATAAACATAGTAAAGGTAGATACTAAATCCTCTATGGCTTCATCTTTTTCCTTATCTTCCCCTAAGAAACACTGTTTAGCATAATTTTCCAAAACTAAACCACCTACCTTGTTCATAGCAGCTCTTATAGCAGCTATCTGTATAAGCACATCTCTACAACAGCATTCATTTTCCACCATTTTTTCTATACCTTTAACCTGTCCTTCAATCCTTCTAAGTCTCGTTTGTATATCTTTCTTAACATCTTTCTTTTGATTTTCCATAACTAAAACTCCTCTTCTTTACTACAACTATAATTATACCTGTACCCGGTATTATATCATTTTTTAATTATATCTTCAATTCTATTTATAATTTTCCTTTAAAAAGTATGTATATTTATAAATAATTGTATATTTATAAATAATTTTATCTTCCATTATAAATAACTTTTTTAATATAAAATTAATATATTTTAACTACAATATAAATTTTTCTATTACTTCTGCTATTCCATCATTATTGTTATCCATATAAGTTATGTAATCAGCATACTTCTTCAATTCTTCTCTTGTATTCCTCATAAATACTCCAAGACCTGCTTTTTTTATCATACTTATATCATTTTCATCATTTCCTACAGCTATACATTTTTCTATAGGTATATTATAATAATTAGCTAATTTTTCTAAGGCTATTCCTTTACTAATTCCCAAGTTACATATTTCTATATTACTTATATGGGATTTAGTTACACTTACCTTTAAATTATCTTCTATTTCCTTTTGGATTCTATTTAAATATTCCAAATCATTATCAACTACTACTATTTTAGTTATTTCACTAGACCTATGTTTAATATATTCCTTACCATCCGTAATTATCCTTATTTCTATTCTATATTTTCTTTCTATATTTTTATTAAATTCATAAAATTTTTTTGTACTATAATCAAATTTTTCCGTACACATTATA contains the following coding sequences:
- the glyA gene encoding serine hydroxymethyltransferase — protein: MDFTNLKKTDLTLLGMIKKEEERQEYNIELIASENFTSLSVMEAMGSLLTNKYAEGYPHKRYYGGCEFVDEVEDLARERLKKLFGAEHANVQPHSGSQANMAVYMSVLQPGDTILGMDLSHGGHLTHGSPVNFSGKLYNFISYGVDKETETIDYELLKKIALENKPKMIVSGASAYPRVIDFQKIREICDEVDAYMMVDMAHIAGLVATGLHPSPVPYADFVTTTTHKTLRGPRGGAILCKEEYAKAVDKAIFPGIQGGPLMHIIAAKAVCFGEALKEDYKAYMEQVVKNTKVLGEELNNYGFRLISGGTDNHLLLIDLTNKNITGKDAEKLLDSVGITVNKNTIPFETLSPFVTSGIRIGTPAVTTRGFKEEEMKKIAYFMNYSIEHRDDNLSQIKDQVKEICKKYPLYQNA
- a CDS encoding Cof-type HAD-IIB family hydrolase, whose amino-acid sequence is MNYQLIALDMDGTLLNDEKKITEKTLSYIKKAKEKGVKVVISSGRIPGGLRFYEETMAKGEPMICANGALILNDKKETIYNEGINKNTLLDIIDILRKYNNTYYHFYHDNIMCTEKFDYSTKKFYEFNKNIERKYRIEIRIITDGKEYIKHRSSEITKIVVVDNDLEYLNRIQKEIEDNLKVSVTKSHISNIEICNLGISKGIALEKLANYYNIPIEKCIAVGNDENDISMIKKAGLGVFMRNTREELKKYADYITYMDNNNDGIAEVIEKFIL
- a CDS encoding threonine/serine exporter family protein — protein: MNINKIIKIAAEAGKIILQSGGETYRVEETMSRICSAYNIKDSDPYVTPTVIMISATNENGQTVSLSRRITSRTIDLDKIDKVNNLSRNIKENNLTLEQVQEELNIIKKGIPYSNKLGILFSCFISSFFTLLFGGNYLDFIIAFVIGAALKPVLSFLGYLNVNVFFTNLVGGFTVSFLAVLSTLMVSNLNVDKIIIGSVMILVPGIGIVNALRDTIAGDLISGIVRGAEAFLIAVAIAVGSGVVLKLWIYLGGTTL
- the arcC gene encoding carbamate kinase, yielding MKIVLALGGNALQSDPKDKTPESQLKTCKDTAKSIVDLIEEGHTVSVVHGNGPQVGQILASVEAGYKANNSNVLFPFDVCGAFSQGYIGYHLQNAIEDELGKRNINKPVGTVVTQVLVNADDQGFQNPTKPIGSFYSEEEAKKLEAEKGYVMKEDAGRGYRRVVASPKPVDVIEKAMIKQLVEAGNVVISCGGGGIPVVNDNGVIKGVPAVIDKDFAAEKLAEIIDADMLLVLTAVDQVAINFNKPDQKSLDKMTLEEVDKYIAEGQFAPGSMLPKVEACKKFVEFSENKTALIASLAKAKEAINGTSGTRIVK
- a CDS encoding threonine/serine exporter family protein, producing the protein MIMISNFIFSFLASLGFAGIFNIKGKKLIYASLGGSIAWLSYLICKNNNCSTVFSFFIGSIAGSIYSEIMARIEKTPVTLMVICAMIPLVPGGGMYYTMQKVIEGDVSGALNTGFTTLSVAGAIALGMVMVSSITRLIYKFREKITMNKVKKEKHNSISTKI
- the argF gene encoding ornithine carbamoyltransferase; translated protein: MFNLKNRNFLTLMDFTPKEINYFLDLARDLKRAKYTGTEVQRLKGKNIALIFEKASTRTRCAFEVGAKDQGAHVTYLGPTGSHIGKKESAADTARVLGRMYDGIEYRGFGQEIVETLAEYAGVPVWNGLTDEDHPTQILADFLTIREHFNKPLSEIKFAYVGDGANNMANALMIGAVKMGMDFRIVSPKEIPTDAALVAKCKEIASETGAKVTITDNIEEGVKGCDVLYTDVWVSMGEPDSVWESKIKLLTPYRVDMNMIKMTGNPDAKFMHCLPAFHDEETAVGKEIKEKYGLSEMEVSHELFESKYSIVFDEAENRMHTIKAVMVATLGDQ
- a CDS encoding metal-sensitive transcriptional regulator translates to MENQKKDVKKDIQTRLRRIEGQVKGIEKMVENECCCRDVLIQIAAIRAAMNKVGGLVLENYAKQCFLGEDKEKDEAIEDLVSTFTMFMK